In one Acidimicrobiales bacterium genomic region, the following are encoded:
- a CDS encoding DUF4242 domain-containing protein, with protein MAVIMVEERFDPPIDLSKGSPVADKVSPCLPVYEVTWLSSYISTDGTRCVCVYEADNAEAVRRVYRTAGVPFENVWAASPLHRSADG; from the coding sequence ATGGCAGTGATCATGGTGGAGGAGCGGTTCGATCCCCCGATCGACCTGAGCAAAGGCAGCCCGGTAGCCGACAAGGTATCACCATGCCTTCCCGTCTACGAGGTGACATGGCTCAGCTCATACATCTCCACCGACGGAACTCGCTGCGTCTGCGTCTACGAGGCCGACAACGCCGAAGCCGTCAGACGCGTTTACCGAACCGCGGGCGTCCCGTTCGAGAACGTCTGGGCGGCGAGCCCGCTCCACCGCTCAGCGGACGGATGA